The genomic interval CGCTGGCCGTTTCGGCGCTCGCCCGCCAGGGAACCCGGGAGGCGCTTTACCGTGCAGCGCAGCTGCTGCGGGAAGCCCCGCTTCCGCCGGCCGCGGATCGGGAACTCCCGGTCTACCGTTCCGGGGAGGATCCTTCGGCCTTCCGGATCCTGCGCGAGGCCGACGGCGCATGGCGCGTAGAGGGCAAACGGATCGAACGCGCCGCGGAAATGACCTACTGGGAGCTCGATGAAGCCGTGGCCCGGTTTCAGCGCATCCTGGAGCTGATCGGGATCTACCGCGCCCTGCAGGAAGCCGGGATCCGGCAGGGGGATACGGTCCGCATCGGAAGGCACGAGTTGGAATGGAAAGATTAGGCATACTCGGCGGCACCTTCGATCCGCCCCACAACGCCCACCGGGCGCTGGCCGCCGAAGGCTTGCGCCAGCTTGGATTGGCGCGCGTGCTGTGGGTGTTGACCCCCGATCCGCCGCACAAGGACGACCGGATCACGCCCTACCCCGTCCGGCGGGAAATGGTGCTGGCGGCGATTGCCGGCAATCCGTCCTTTGAGCTTTGCGAGGTGGAAGCCGAACGGCAGGGGCCACACTACATGGTGGACACCCTGAAGATCCTCCATCGGCGGATTTCGGGGGCCGACTTCACCCTGCTGCTGGGGGGCGATTCCCTGCGGGACATGCTGCGCTGGCACCGCCCGAAGCAATTGATCCGCCTGTGCACCTTGGCGGTGCTGCGGCGGCCGGGCGCTCACACCAACATGGCCCGGCTGGAGAAATTCGTGCCCGGAATCGCCCGCAAGACA from Anaerolineales bacterium carries:
- the nadD gene encoding nicotinate (nicotinamide) nucleotide adenylyltransferase, which translates into the protein MERLGILGGTFDPPHNAHRALAAEGLRQLGLARVLWVLTPDPPHKDDRITPYPVRREMVLAAIAGNPSFELCEVEAERQGPHYMVDTLKILHRRISGADFTLLLGGDSLRDMLRWHRPKQLIRLCTLAVLRRPGAHTNMARLEKFVPGIARKTVFIHAPPMDISSTWIRHRIREGKAIPGQVPEAVEAIIQRNGLYR